In Clostridium omnivorum, the DNA window AAAAGAAAAGGCTGCATATTTATCTATCCATACGTTTAACATGTTTAATATAGATAGTGATTTGAAAATTATTGAACCTTTTTTTAAAAGTATAAAAGACTATAAAGCTTTAATTATAGATATTAGAGGTAATGGGGGAGGAAGCACAGCTTATTGGTCAGAAAATATAGTACCAATGCTGATAACTAAACCTTTAAAAGATAATAATTATATAGCTTACAGAGGTGGCAGCTTTACAGAACAGTTTATTAAGTGCAGAAGTGAAGAAGGCAGCGGATATGAGAGATTGGAGCCAATCAATAATCTGGTTAATGAAAATTTAGTAAATTTACCTCCGGAAATAAAAAAAGATTTTAAATACTATGAAAAAAGTACAGATTTTGCAACCTTAATTGGAGAAAGAACTGGAGGAGATGGAATTGGAAGCGATCCTGCACTATGTGTTTTACCTAATAGTGGTTTTGTATTTCGTTTTACAAAAGAAATGGGAATGACTTCTGATGGAACTTGCAATTTTGAACACAAAACAGAGCCGGATATTAAGGTATCCTCAAAAGTTAATAACAATTTATCTAAGGATGAGGTAGTAAAAGCAATTCTAAAGCTTATAAATTAGTATAAGATATGATCAACATAGTGGAGGAATAAAAATGAATCAAAAGAATAAAATAATTGAACTTTTAAAAGAAAATACAATTGATAATTTAAATATTATAAACTTCATAGAAAATTATCCTATACATCATTTAGAGAAAATAGGTAATTCAGTACTAATAAAAGGAACAAGTGATCGAGAATGGGTTTATATAAGCTCAAAATCAGAAGAAGAGCTAAAAATTATAAAAAATAGATTAAACAATAAAGATAAAAATTTTGCAATAATAGAAGAATGGATGATTCCTATACTAACTAAAGGAAATATCATTAAGTGGAATTTATCAACCATGAGATTAATATTACCTAATGAAATAATACTATCAAATCCTAAAAACAATTTAGAGGACCTAAAAATAAATGATGCTGAGTTTATTTATGAAAATTC includes these proteins:
- a CDS encoding S41 family peptidase is translated as MIDQLNNPKALERYSTMTDKEKKFEMPAENIIDDNIKTKLFEKEKAAYLSIHTFNMFNIDSDLKIIEPFFKSIKDYKALIIDIRGNGGGSTAYWSENIVPMLITKPLKDNNYIAYRGGSFTEQFIKCRSEEGSGYERLEPINNLVNENLVNLPPEIKKDFKYYEKSTDFATLIGERTGGDGIGSDPALCVLPNSGFVFRFTKEMGMTSDGTCNFEHKTEPDIKVSSKVNNNLSKDEVVKAILKLIN
- a CDS encoding GNAT family N-acetyltransferase, whose product is MNQKNKIIELLKENTIDNLNIINFIENYPIHHLEKIGNSVLIKGTSDREWVYISSKSEEELKIIKNRLNNKDKNFAIIEEWMIPILTKGNIIKWNLSTMRLILPNEIILSNPKNNLEDLKINDAEFIYENSHYKDFISIPYIIDRITNGESSCIRCGDIPIAWGITQDDGALGFLHVMPEYRRKGYAQDITIDLIKKVRNKNKIPFVQIEENNEKSMNLALGLGFKKDRLVSWFEIE